In one window of Arctopsyche grandis isolate Sample6627 chromosome 6, ASM5162203v2, whole genome shotgun sequence DNA:
- the LOC143913097 gene encoding MFS-type transporter SLC18B1-like, whose product MPLDFTRRQWMTLIAMSIADFCNAICVSLQAPFYPQEAERKGCTATEYGLVFGIFELVVFLVSPIYGANLNRVGAKKLFNGGILTTATCAILFGLLDKVDGHYPFIILSFVIRIIEAMGNAAFLTASFAIIAKEFPDNVATMFASLETCFGLGLIIGPTVGGALYSIGGYTTPFAIMGSILFVAAIMTYFALPMQNSVDDESDAAQSLKSILKIPGVLMAVISLTITSASIGFLQATLEPHLRQFNLSPVVLGLMFIINGGMYAVTAPLWGWVCDKLSINPKWITLLGCIFIAVAFMLIGPAPYLQIGTTLWMTIFGLVLHGFGISCQLVASFTDALKTAIAHGFPNTIETYGLVSGLWTSTFALGAFIGPTASGFLYDKFGFRNSTLFIFVLHAVAGVLFLIHLLFFQRRGDYTELTVDTSDLTMNDGKIDASYVNGDGSLKNNKSQPGICIEQTRPSGMNSLIACNSFKNRAGGWKRRDGSRYCRSYGSLEGQTYRMA is encoded by the exons atgcCTTTGGACTTTACAAGAAGACAATGGATGACGTTAATAGCCATGTCCATTGCAGATTTCTGCAATGCAATCTGTGTATCGCTGCAAGCGCCATTTTATCCCCAGGAG GCTGAAAGAAAGGGATGCACGGCGACCGAGTATGGCCTAGTATTCGGTATATTCGAATTAGTAGTATTCCTCGTTAGTCCAATATATGGTGCAAATTTGAACAGAGTCGGCGCGAAGAAACTCTTCAATGGAGGCATTCTCACAACAGCAACTTGTGCAATTTTATTTGG actTCTCGACAAGGTGGATGGTCACTATCCTTTCATCATTTTGAGTTTCGTCATTAGAATAATAGAGGCTATGGGAAATGCAGCTTTTCTCACAGCGTCGTTTGCCATCATTGCCAAAGAGTTTCCTGATAACGTTGCCACTAtgttt GCATCCTTGGAAACCTGCTTTGGACTTGGTTTGATTATCGGACCAACTGTAGGTGGAGCTCTTTATTCAATTGGAGGATACACAACTCCATTCGCCATCATGGGAAGTATATTATTTGTAGCCGCTATAATGACTTATTTTGCTCTACCGATGCAAAATTCCGTCGACGACGAGTCAGACGCAGCTC AGTCTCTCAAATCAATCTTGAAAATACCTGGAGTTTTAATGGCTGTAATAAGTCTCACAATAACCAGTGCCAGTATTGGTTTCTTACAGGCAACGTTAGAACCTCATCTTCGTCAG TTCAACCTGTCTCCAGTGGTGCTTGGTCTGATGTTCATCATCAACGGTGGTATGTATGCAGTGACGGCACCATTATGGGGCTGGGTTTGCGACAAATTGAGCATCAATCCAAAATGGATAACTCTGCTTGGATGTATTTTCATTGCTGTAGCTTTCATGCTCATTGGTCCCGCTCCTTATCTACAAATTGGCAC AACACTTTGGATGACCATATTCGGATTAGTGTTGCACGGATTTGGAATTTCTTGTCAATTGGTTGCCTCGTTCACAGATGCGTTAAAAACTGCAAT tgcACATGGTTTCCCAAACACAATAGAAACATATGGTTTGGTCTCCGGTCTGTGGACATCAACGTTTGCATTGGGAGCTTTCATCGGGCCAACTGCATCAGGATTCTTATATGACAAATTCGGATTCAGAAACTCCACGCTGTTCATTTTCGTATTACATGCAGTAGCG GGAGTTCTCTTTTTGATACATCTGCTGTTCTTCCAACGGCGAGGAGATTACACAGAACTCACCGTGGATACCAGCGATCTCACTATGAACGACGGAAAAATAGACGCATCGTACGTCAACGGAGATGGTTCACTGAAGAA caACAAATCACAACCCGGAATttgcattgagcaaacgagacCGTCAGGAATGAATAGTCTTATCGCATGCAACAGCTTCAAAAATag AGCGGGCGGTTGGAAGAGAAGAGATGGCAGCAGGTATTGCCGATCTTATGGAAGTCTAGAAGGTCAAACCTATCGTATGGCATAG